In the Candidatus Micrarchaeia archaeon genome, one interval contains:
- a CDS encoding ferredoxin, which produces MMVSVDKNKCIGCGACAAICSAVFELTSEGKARIIDSYAGGNEECIDQAVSICPVQAIKKF; this is translated from the coding sequence ATGATGGTGAGTGTAGATAAAAATAAGTGTATTGGATGTGGCGCATGTGCAGCAATATGCTCAGCAGTATTTGAATTAACTTCAGAAGGAAAAGCAAGAATTATAGATAGTTATGCTGGTGGAAATGAAGAATGTATTGACCAAGCAGTTAGTATTTGCCCAGTTCAAGCAATAAAAAAATTCTAA
- a CDS encoding adenine phosphoribosyltransferase, with product MEQDQILELKRKIKTISDFPKKGITYRDVTPLLTDSESFNKTINLLKEYYKNKNIEAVVAVEPRGFIFGSSLAISLGVAFVPLRRKGKSKMNLSKEFGLDYKVNALEMPKNAIKKGERVIFFDDVLAGGVTTEAAVKAIEKHGANVVGVGFLVELTGLEARKKLDKYEVHSLIKFNNR from the coding sequence ATGGAACAAGATCAAATATTAGAACTTAAACGAAAAATTAAAACTATTTCTGATTTTCCGAAAAAAGGGATTACTTATAGAGATGTAACTCCATTATTAACAGATTCAGAGTCTTTTAATAAAACTATTAATTTACTAAAAGAATATTATAAAAATAAGAATATAGAAGCAGTTGTTGCAGTTGAACCTAGAGGATTTATTTTTGGTTCATCTTTAGCTATTTCATTAGGTGTTGCATTTGTACCTTTAAGAAGAAAAGGTAAATCTAAAATGAATTTAAGCAAGGAATTTGGTTTAGATTATAAAGTTAATGCTTTAGAAATGCCTAAAAATGCAATTAAAAAAGGAGAAAGAGTAATTTTCTTTGATGATGTTTTAGCAGGAGGGGTTACAACAGAAGCAGCAGTAAAAGCTATTGAAAAACATGGAGCTAATGTTGTTGGTGTTGGATTTTTAGTTGAATTAACTGGGTTAGAAGCAAGAAAAAAATTGGATAAATATGAGGTGCATTCATTAATCAAATTTAATAATAGGTAA
- a CDS encoding GTPase, whose protein sequence is MKKKIIIIGAAGRDFHNFNTLYRDNNEYEVVCFTATQIPGIDDRKYPKILSGKLYPNGIPIYPEEELENLIKKHKIDECILSYSDLSYDIVMNLSAKVNSAGADFVILSPEKTMLKSNKPVIAVCAVRTGCGKSQTTRYIANLLKQSGKKVVIIRHPMPYGDLSKQIIQRFTKIEDLKRYKTTIEEREEYELHIKNGFILYAGVDYERILRQAENEADIILWDGGNNDTPFYKPNLLFVVADALRPNHEKKFYPGEVNFRIADAIIINKENSANKRDIDTIVLNAKNMNSKAKIIHADSIITLENADKIKGKKILIIEDGPTLTHGGMVYGAGYKEAINYEPKILNVKNYLFGDIEKTFEKYQHLDGKILPAMGYSDKQIKELGEIIKKINQKEKIDYIISGTPIDLKLILKTTIPILKTKYELKERTNIIPFLISKIK, encoded by the coding sequence ATGAAAAAGAAAATAATTATTATAGGGGCAGCAGGCCGAGATTTCCATAATTTTAATACATTATATAGAGATAATAATGAATATGAAGTTGTTTGTTTTACAGCAACGCAAATACCAGGTATTGATGATAGAAAATACCCAAAAATTCTAAGTGGAAAATTATATCCAAATGGGATACCTATTTATCCAGAAGAAGAGTTAGAGAATTTGATTAAAAAGCATAAAATTGATGAGTGTATTTTAAGTTATAGTGATTTGTCTTATGATATTGTTATGAATTTAAGTGCAAAAGTAAACTCAGCAGGTGCTGATTTTGTTATTTTATCTCCAGAAAAAACAATGTTAAAATCTAATAAACCAGTAATTGCTGTTTGTGCAGTTAGAACAGGCTGTGGAAAAAGCCAAACAACTAGATATATAGCTAATTTATTAAAACAAAGCGGAAAAAAAGTAGTTATAATAAGACATCCAATGCCTTATGGAGATTTATCAAAGCAAATAATCCAAAGATTCACAAAAATAGAAGATCTTAAAAGATATAAGACAACTATAGAAGAAAGAGAAGAATATGAATTACATATAAAAAATGGATTTATTTTGTATGCAGGTGTGGATTATGAAAGAATTTTAAGACAAGCTGAAAATGAAGCAGATATAATTTTATGGGATGGTGGAAATAATGATACTCCTTTTTATAAACCAAATTTATTATTTGTTGTAGCAGATGCTTTAAGGCCAAATCATGAAAAAAAGTTTTATCCAGGAGAAGTTAATTTTAGAATTGCAGATGCAATAATAATAAATAAAGAGAATAGTGCAAATAAAAGGGATATAGATACGATTGTATTAAATGCAAAAAATATGAATTCAAAAGCAAAAATAATTCATGCTGATTCTATAATAACTTTAGAAAATGCCGATAAAATAAAAGGAAAAAAGATATTAATAATAGAAGATGGACCTACTTTGACACATGGAGGAATGGTTTACGGTGCTGGATATAAAGAAGCAATAAATTATGAACCAAAAATACTAAATGTTAAAAATTATCTTTTTGGAGATATAGAAAAGACTTTTGAAAAATATCAGCATTTAGATGGAAAAATTCTCCCAGCAATGGGTTATTCTGATAAACAAATAAAGGAATTAGGTGAAATTATCAAAAAAATAAATCAAAAAGAAAAGATTGATTATATTATTTCTGGGACTCCGATTGATTTAAAATTAATATTAAAAACAACTATTCCTATTTTAAAAACAAAATATGAATTAAAAGAAAGAACAAATATTATTCCTTTTCTTATTTCGAAAATAAAATAA
- the pth2 gene encoding peptidyl-tRNA hydrolase Pth2: protein MVFFKNNSNFSIKQVIVIRNDIKLGKGKLAGQVAHASVAGYRNVKQNTPQIIDKWEMEGEKKVVVKVEGEKELMDLFQRIKDKKIPVALIRDAGLTQITPGTKTCFAIGPWYENEIDEFTRDLKLL from the coding sequence ATGGTATTTTTTAAAAATAATAGTAATTTTTCAATAAAACAGGTAATTGTTATTAGAAATGACATCAAATTAGGCAAAGGTAAGTTAGCTGGTCAAGTAGCTCATGCCTCGGTGGCAGGATATAGAAATGTTAAACAAAATACTCCCCAAATTATTGATAAATGGGAGATGGAAGGAGAAAAGAAAGTAGTTGTTAAAGTAGAAGGAGAAAAAGAATTAATGGATTTATTTCAGAGAATAAAGGATAAAAAAATACCCGTAGCTTTAATTAGAGATGCAGGTTTAACTCAAATTACGCCAGGTACAAAAACATGTTTTGCAATCGGCCCCTGGTATGAAAATGAAATAGATGAATTTACAAGAGATTTGAAATTACTTTAG
- a CDS encoding AAA family ATPase, with the protein MITSIHLFNWKSHKETLLEFSKGTNVLIGIMGSGKSSVLDAISFGLYGTCPSLKRGSIKLENILKYGENQSKIIIKFIHEDIKYEIERTLSKNGSDAVLYKEGQMIQKSPKAVTTEIEKILNVDYELFNKIIYSEQNNIDYFFSLRAGKRKEEIDNLLGLDKFETARINVTKIINKIKDLSSFLKENINFQKENELNEKIKQIEEEIQELNNKKQESLRKYSQKKKEFDEIKQKVTDLEKQKKDYQELKELMLRKEEIQKRLIIDLDNLDKYKELNLEEKRKELDNLKIGALEDKINILLKQNNELISKKSKISSDIERIQKIDKQILELRAELENINGEEIEKNFILIEEKLENIKKHISKIELRKKDLEKAIKELDNKELSKCPICDSQLSEEHRLELINEKKREKEEIGENETKAEKEKQEIKAEKEKQEKNKKQFEKQKEKLEELLKEVKDTSELKTQLNKLEEEGIKIAEEKTKLDLEIKEKRELKDKLKDEIRFLEEYTKKSKEKIEIEEELEQKRLKLKQIEYNEDLFNKLNKEIQEKNIEFNKLEYEIKTIDNELKNKNEIVDLNKKEIEKINKLKSDIEYFAKKEEQYSIYKNCIIETQTEVRKGLIEAINTAMMEIWPIIYPYGDYEKVRLDPQEKDYITQLYRNNEWHDLDATASGGEKACLSLTLRIAFAMVLTPNLSWLILDEPTHNLDVQAVKMLSETLQEKIPEIVEQTFVITHDESLLNHDFNALYKLERDKSKNEPTQIERVK; encoded by the coding sequence ATGATTACTTCTATACATTTATTTAATTGGAAATCACATAAAGAAACATTATTAGAATTTTCTAAAGGAACTAATGTTTTAATTGGAATTATGGGTTCTGGTAAAAGCAGTGTATTAGATGCTATTTCTTTTGGTTTATATGGAACTTGTCCTAGTCTAAAAAGAGGTTCAATTAAATTAGAAAATATTTTAAAATATGGCGAAAACCAATCAAAAATAATAATCAAATTTATTCACGAAGATATTAAATATGAAATAGAACGGACTTTATCAAAAAATGGGAGTGATGCAGTATTATATAAAGAAGGACAGATGATTCAAAAAAGTCCCAAAGCAGTAACTACAGAAATCGAAAAAATCCTTAATGTAGATTATGAATTGTTTAATAAAATAATTTATTCAGAACAAAATAATATAGATTACTTTTTTTCTTTAAGGGCAGGAAAAAGAAAAGAGGAGATTGATAATTTATTAGGTTTGGATAAATTTGAAACTGCGAGAATAAATGTAACTAAAATCATAAATAAAATTAAAGATCTAAGCTCTTTTTTAAAAGAAAACATAAATTTCCAAAAAGAAAACGAATTGAATGAAAAAATAAAACAAATAGAAGAGGAGATACAAGAATTAAATAATAAAAAACAAGAAAGTTTAAGAAAATACAGCCAAAAGAAAAAAGAATTTGATGAAATTAAGCAAAAAGTTACAGATCTTGAAAAACAAAAAAAAGATTATCAGGAATTAAAAGAATTAATGTTAAGAAAAGAAGAAATACAAAAAAGATTAATTATTGATTTAGATAATTTAGATAAATATAAAGAACTGAATTTAGAAGAAAAGAGGAAAGAATTAGATAATCTAAAAATAGGTGCTTTAGAAGATAAAATAAATATTTTATTAAAACAAAATAATGAACTTATTTCTAAAAAATCCAAGATTTCATCAGATATTGAAAGAATACAAAAAATAGATAAACAAATATTAGAATTAAGAGCTGAACTAGAGAATATAAATGGTGAAGAAATCGAAAAAAATTTTATACTTATAGAAGAAAAATTAGAAAATATAAAAAAACATATTTCCAAAATAGAATTAAGAAAAAAAGACCTTGAAAAAGCAATTAAAGAATTGGATAATAAAGAATTATCTAAATGCCCGATTTGTGATTCTCAATTGTCAGAAGAGCACAGACTTGAATTAATAAATGAGAAAAAAAGAGAGAAAGAAGAAATAGGAGAAAATGAAACAAAAGCAGAAAAAGAAAAACAAGAAATAAAAGCAGAAAAAGAAAAACAAGAAAAAAACAAAAAACAATTTGAAAAACAAAAAGAAAAATTAGAAGAATTATTAAAGGAAGTAAAAGATACTTCTGAATTAAAAACACAATTAAATAAATTAGAAGAAGAAGGTATTAAAATAGCAGAAGAAAAAACTAAATTAGATTTAGAAATTAAAGAAAAAAGAGAGTTAAAAGATAAATTAAAGGATGAAATTAGATTTTTAGAAGAATATACAAAAAAGTCAAAAGAAAAGATAGAAATTGAAGAAGAATTAGAGCAAAAAAGATTAAAATTAAAACAAATTGAATATAATGAAGATTTATTCAATAAGTTAAATAAAGAAATACAAGAAAAAAATATTGAATTTAATAAATTAGAATATGAAATTAAAACAATAGATAATGAATTAAAGAATAAAAATGAGATAGTTGATTTAAATAAAAAAGAGATAGAAAAAATAAATAAATTAAAAAGTGATATTGAATATTTTGCTAAAAAAGAAGAGCAGTATTCAATTTATAAAAATTGTATAATAGAAACTCAAACAGAAGTTAGAAAAGGCCTTATTGAAGCCATAAATACTGCAATGATGGAAATTTGGCCCATTATCTACCCATATGGTGATTATGAAAAAGTTAGATTAGATCCGCAAGAAAAAGATTATATAACTCAATTATATAGAAATAATGAATGGCATGATTTAGATGCTACTGCTTCTGGCGGTGAAAAAGCTTGTTTAAGTTTAACTTTGAGAATAGCGTTTGCAATGGTTTTAACTCCTAATTTAAGCTGGTTAATATTAGATGAACCAACACATAATTTAGATGTGCAGGCAGTTAAAATGCTTTCAGAAACATTACAGGAGAAAATTCCAGAGATAGTAGAGCAAACTTTTGTAATTACTCATGATGAGTCTCTTTTAAATCACGATTTCAACGCGCTTTATAAATTAGAAAGAGATAAATCAAAAAACGAACCCACACAAATAGAAAGAGTAAAATAA
- a CDS encoding elongation factor 1-beta: MADVAVNVKISSEEQDNLEELIEKIKKVCRVNTAELEDIGFGIKIIKAQIFVDDKDEGFDEVEERIKAVEGVSEIDVISMDRQ; encoded by the coding sequence ATGGCAGATGTAGCAGTAAATGTTAAAATTTCTTCTGAAGAGCAAGATAATTTGGAAGAATTGATTGAAAAAATAAAAAAAGTTTGCAGAGTTAATACAGCAGAGTTAGAAGATATAGGATTTGGAATTAAAATAATTAAAGCCCAAATTTTTGTTGATGATAAAGATGAAGGGTTTGATGAAGTAGAAGAAAGAATAAAAGCAGTCGAAGGCGTTAGTGAAATAGATGTAATTTCAATGGATAGACAATAG
- a CDS encoding zinc finger domain-containing protein: protein MRLGDFMKKCDGCGKVAGKFAEFPCVECGEMIVRCHHCRELGVQYICKKCRTEGP from the coding sequence TTGAGATTAGGTGATTTTATGAAAAAATGTGATGGATGCGGAAAAGTTGCTGGAAAATTCGCTGAATTTCCATGTGTAGAATGTGGTGAAATGATAGTTAGATGTCATCATTGTAGAGAACTTGGAGTTCAATATATCTGCAAAAAATGCAGAACTGAAGGACCATAA